From a single Sulfolobus sp. E5-1-F genomic region:
- a CDS encoding ribonuclease P protein component 4: MRIKNKIKKRIIELIELAYITAKKGDLEIAREYIKLAEMYSRKGRVKIPLKYKRMFCRKCYTPLIIGVTERRRIRSKILIRTCLICNWQRRYVLSRNKGSNKEN; this comes from the coding sequence GTGAGAATAAAAAACAAGATTAAGAAAAGAATTATTGAGCTTATAGAGCTAGCTTACATTACTGCAAAGAAGGGAGACTTAGAAATAGCAAGAGAATACATAAAGTTAGCTGAAATGTATTCAAGAAAAGGTAGAGTCAAAATTCCCTTAAAGTACAAACGCATGTTTTGTAGAAAATGTTACACACCTTTAATTATTGGCGTAACTGAAAGAAGAAGAATTAGGTCAAAGATTTTAATTAGAACATGTCTTATTTGTAATTGGCAAAGGAGATATGTACTCTCAAGAAATAAAGGATCTAATAAAGAAAATTAG
- a CDS encoding 16S rRNA methyltransferase, translating into MNLNIILLEASLELVPKEIVNHPAVIKNAKRRNKKPEETLLDISLHYHAMKSLENSHKRGRPDILHQALLVILTDPLIKGDLFIHTIQSKIIKVNPNMRPPKNYLRFMGLMEQLLKYGRIPINGNESLMEVTNLTLEEIATKYNLILLSEKGEKINPEELCKLDEKWILGIGAFPHGEFSEKILGLAKKIYSISKFQLETQQVLCRILSACNSILGWP; encoded by the coding sequence ATGAATTTAAATATTATCTTACTAGAAGCTAGTCTAGAACTAGTCCCAAAAGAAATAGTTAATCATCCAGCTGTTATTAAAAACGCTAAAAGAAGGAATAAAAAACCTGAAGAGACTTTACTGGATATTTCCTTACACTATCATGCAATGAAGAGTTTAGAAAATAGTCATAAAAGAGGCAGACCGGATATTTTACACCAGGCCTTACTTGTAATTTTAACTGATCCATTAATTAAAGGTGACTTATTTATACATACTATACAATCTAAGATAATTAAGGTAAATCCCAACATGAGACCACCTAAAAATTATTTGAGATTTATGGGATTAATGGAGCAATTATTGAAATACGGTAGAATCCCCATTAATGGTAATGAGAGTCTAATGGAAGTTACAAATCTTACGCTAGAGGAAATTGCAACCAAATACAACTTAATATTATTGTCAGAAAAAGGAGAAAAAATAAATCCAGAAGAACTCTGTAAGTTAGATGAAAAATGGATTTTAGGAATAGGAGCTTTTCCTCATGGAGAGTTCTCTGAAAAAATTTTGGGTTTAGCTAAGAAAATTTACTCCATAAGCAAATTTCAACTGGAAACCCAGCAAGTTTTATGCCGAATCTTATCTGCTTGTAACTCTATTTTAGGTTGGCCTTAG